In the genome of Cryptomeria japonica chromosome 8, Sugi_1.0, whole genome shotgun sequence, one region contains:
- the LOC131027609 gene encoding uncharacterized protein LOC131027609 isoform X4, whose product MNLVGMKDPVVPSNSSNVMPEDISRITPTNTNVPDVGSVRILPPTTRQVSLRSLIDSQSRMLRLLPDTLENFPIRQEIIVQIQLWERELLESAGPTSDEQEINDKVIDAPIGESTSTPKTTTISSVTTKGMQEVTILLTSEGNVLKDEVGFKFFHFIFRRAEQLFGNTIQMVWRKQSNSKKEEFFKDVITTFGNPGFNKDIILDIAQKYMHSKRDNLRSKLTKDLRYPRPTWITDQVTWDELMKDAKFKRKSHNNPNYRPSTQGGSKRRL is encoded by the exons ATGAATCTTGTTGGCATGAAGGATCCAGTTGTGCCCTCCAATTCATCTAATGTTATGCCAGAG GATATTTCAAGGATTACTCCAACAAACACTAATGTTCCTGATGTGGGTTCAGTTAGAATTCTCCCACCAACAACCAGACAAGTTTCCTTGAGGAGTCTTATAGATTCACAATCAAGAATGCTAAGGCTCCTGCCAGATACTCTTGAAAATTTTCCAATCAGACAAGAAATAATTGTACAAATTCAGTTATGGGAAAGGGAATTGTTGGAGAGTGCAGGGCCTACCTCAGATGAACAg GAAATAAATGACAAAGTGATTGATGCACCTATAGGAGAATCTACCTCAACCCCTAAGACTACAACAATATCCTCAGTGACTACAAAAGGAATGCAAGAAGTTACAATCTTGCTCACCTCAGAAGGAAATGTCTTGAAGGATGAAGTGGGGTTTAAATTCTTTCACTTTATTTTTCGTCGTGCAGAACAATTATTTGGAAATACGATTCAAATGGTTTGGAGGAAGCAATCCAATTCTAAGAAAGAGGAATTCTTTAAAGATGTCATAACAACATTTGGAAATCCTGGTTTTAATAAGGATATCATTCTTGATATTGCACAGAAATACATGCACTCTAAACGAGACAATTTAAGGTCGAAGCTGACAAAAGACTTGAGATATCCACGTCCAACTTGGATTACAGACCAAGTGACATGGGATGAACTTATGAAAGATGCCAAATTTAAGAGGAAATCCCACAATAATCCAAACTATAGGCCATCTACACAAGGAGGATCTAAAAGACGCCTTTGA
- the LOC131027609 gene encoding uncharacterized protein LOC131027609 isoform X2, translating to MIGTIWIKAISKVTPSSMNLVGMKDPVVPSNSSNVMPEDISRITPTNTNVPDVGSVRILPPTTRQVSLRSLIDSQSRMLRLLPDTLENFPIRQEIIVQIQLWERELLESAGPTSDEQEINDKVIDAPIGESTSTPKTTTISSVTTKGMQEVTILLTSEGNVLKDEVGFKFFHFIFRRAEQLFGNTIQMVWRKQSNSKKEEFFKDVITTFGNPGFNKDIILDIAQKYMHSKRDNLRSKLTKDLRYPRPTWITDQVTWDELMKDAKFKRKSHNNPNYRPSTQGGSKRRL from the exons GCCATCTCAAAAGTAACTCCATCGAGCATGAATCTTGTTGGCATGAAGGATCCAGTTGTGCCCTCCAATTCATCTAATGTTATGCCAGAG GATATTTCAAGGATTACTCCAACAAACACTAATGTTCCTGATGTGGGTTCAGTTAGAATTCTCCCACCAACAACCAGACAAGTTTCCTTGAGGAGTCTTATAGATTCACAATCAAGAATGCTAAGGCTCCTGCCAGATACTCTTGAAAATTTTCCAATCAGACAAGAAATAATTGTACAAATTCAGTTATGGGAAAGGGAATTGTTGGAGAGTGCAGGGCCTACCTCAGATGAACAg GAAATAAATGACAAAGTGATTGATGCACCTATAGGAGAATCTACCTCAACCCCTAAGACTACAACAATATCCTCAGTGACTACAAAAGGAATGCAAGAAGTTACAATCTTGCTCACCTCAGAAGGAAATGTCTTGAAGGATGAAGTGGGGTTTAAATTCTTTCACTTTATTTTTCGTCGTGCAGAACAATTATTTGGAAATACGATTCAAATGGTTTGGAGGAAGCAATCCAATTCTAAGAAAGAGGAATTCTTTAAAGATGTCATAACAACATTTGGAAATCCTGGTTTTAATAAGGATATCATTCTTGATATTGCACAGAAATACATGCACTCTAAACGAGACAATTTAAGGTCGAAGCTGACAAAAGACTTGAGATATCCACGTCCAACTTGGATTACAGACCAAGTGACATGGGATGAACTTATGAAAGATGCCAAATTTAAGAGGAAATCCCACAATAATCCAAACTATAGGCCATCTACACAAGGAGGATCTAAAAGACGCCTTTGA
- the LOC131027609 gene encoding uncharacterized protein LOC131027609 isoform X3 gives MADQAISKVTPSSMNLVGMKDPVVPSNSSNVMPEDISRITPTNTNVPDVGSVRILPPTTRQVSLRSLIDSQSRMLRLLPDTLENFPIRQEIIVQIQLWERELLESAGPTSDEQEINDKVIDAPIGESTSTPKTTTISSVTTKGMQEVTILLTSEGNVLKDEVGFKFFHFIFRRAEQLFGNTIQMVWRKQSNSKKEEFFKDVITTFGNPGFNKDIILDIAQKYMHSKRDNLRSKLTKDLRYPRPTWITDQVTWDELMKDAKFKRKSHNNPNYRPSTQGGSKRRL, from the exons GCCATCTCAAAAGTAACTCCATCGAGCATGAATCTTGTTGGCATGAAGGATCCAGTTGTGCCCTCCAATTCATCTAATGTTATGCCAGAG GATATTTCAAGGATTACTCCAACAAACACTAATGTTCCTGATGTGGGTTCAGTTAGAATTCTCCCACCAACAACCAGACAAGTTTCCTTGAGGAGTCTTATAGATTCACAATCAAGAATGCTAAGGCTCCTGCCAGATACTCTTGAAAATTTTCCAATCAGACAAGAAATAATTGTACAAATTCAGTTATGGGAAAGGGAATTGTTGGAGAGTGCAGGGCCTACCTCAGATGAACAg GAAATAAATGACAAAGTGATTGATGCACCTATAGGAGAATCTACCTCAACCCCTAAGACTACAACAATATCCTCAGTGACTACAAAAGGAATGCAAGAAGTTACAATCTTGCTCACCTCAGAAGGAAATGTCTTGAAGGATGAAGTGGGGTTTAAATTCTTTCACTTTATTTTTCGTCGTGCAGAACAATTATTTGGAAATACGATTCAAATGGTTTGGAGGAAGCAATCCAATTCTAAGAAAGAGGAATTCTTTAAAGATGTCATAACAACATTTGGAAATCCTGGTTTTAATAAGGATATCATTCTTGATATTGCACAGAAATACATGCACTCTAAACGAGACAATTTAAGGTCGAAGCTGACAAAAGACTTGAGATATCCACGTCCAACTTGGATTACAGACCAAGTGACATGGGATGAACTTATGAAAGATGCCAAATTTAAGAGGAAATCCCACAATAATCCAAACTATAGGCCATCTACACAAGGAGGATCTAAAAGACGCCTTTGA